From the genome of Streptomyces sp. NBC_00523:
GCGGGCAGCTCCCGCGCCAGCAGCTCCGGCAGCGCGTCCATCGCGGCGGCGACGTCGTCAAAGGTCTCCGGCCAGCGCCCGGCGACCGGTCCGGTCCCGCGCTGCTGCGGGAGCTCGCTGCCGCGCCGGTACTCCACACTGGCCACGGCGAATCCGTGCCGGGCCAGGAAGTCCGCGAACGGCGACACGTGCGCCCGGTCGTACGGAGCCCGCCACGCGCCCCCGTGCAGCACGACCACGACCGGCACGCCGGTGCGGCCCCCGCGCGGGGCGTAGAAGTCGATGACCTGGTCGGGGTGGCTGCCGTAGGCGGCGGACGCGTCGGGGGCGACGGCCGGATGCGAGAAGGCCGACTCGGTCTCGGCGGCGTCCCGCTCGCGCGCGGCGGAATCCGACATCCTGCTCCACCCTCCCTGTCGTCCGGCCCAACTGGCCTGACCTGCGGGGACGGTACCAGTACAGCGGACCACCCCGCCCACCGGGAATCGGCACCCCGCACACCGCGCCGGCCCCGTCCCGCGCGAGCCCCCGCACGGCGCCGTCCGGTGACCGGGGCGAGCCGGTCACCGGACGGATGCGGCAGCCTACGCCGCCGGAGCGCCCAGAACCTCCGCGAGAACCCGCGCCGCGCGTTCCGCGTCCGCGAACCCCACGTACAGCGGTGTGAAACCGAACCGCAGCACATCGGGACGGCGCAGGTCCCCGACGACACCGCGCGCGATCAGCTCGGCCATCACGGGCTCGGCGTCGTCGCACCGCAGCGCGACCTGGCTGCCCCGTTCCGCGTGGGCGGCCGGGGTGACGGAGGTGACCCGCCCCTCGGGGGCGTACGCCTCGACGCACTCCAGGAAGAAGTCCGTCAGGGCCAGGGACTTGGCCCGGACCGCCTCGATCCCGACCCCGTCCCAGACGTCGAGGGACGCCTCCAGGGCCAGCATGGACAGGATGTCCGGTGTGCCGACCCGGCCCCGGACCGCACCGTCCGCCGGGGTGTAGCCGGGCGTCATCGCGAACGGGTCGGCGTGCGACGTCCACCCCGGCAGGGGCGAGTCGAAGGACGCCTGGTGGCGCTCCGCGACGTACAGGTAGGCGGGCGAACCGGGGCCGCCGTTGAGGTACTTGTACGTGCAGCCGACCGCCAGGTCCACGCCGTGCTCGTCCAGGCCGACGGGGAGCGCGCCCGCGCTGTGGCACAGGTCCCAGACGGCGATCGCGCCCGCGGCCCGCACCGCGGCGGTCAGCCCCGGCAGGTCGTGCAGCCGGCCCGAGCGGTAGTCGACGTGGTTGAGCAGGACGGCGGCGGTCCGCGGGCCGAGCGCGTCCGGCACGTCGGCGGGGGCGACCGGGACGATCCGGTGGCCGGTCATCCGGGCCGCCGAAGCGGCGATGTAGCCGTCGGTGGGAAACGTCTGCGCGTCGACCAGGATCTCGTCGCGGCCCTCCGGCGCCAGCCGGGTCGCGGCGACGAGGGCCTTGAAGACGTTCACGCTGGTCGAGTCCCCGACGACGATCTGGCCGGCCGCCGCGCCGGCGATCGGGGCGATGCGGTCACCGATCCGTTCCGGCGCCGTCCACCAGCCGCTCTCGCCCCAGGACCGGATGCGCAGCTCGCCCCACTCGCGGGTGAGGACCTCCTGCACCCGGGCGGGCACATGGCGGGGCAGCGCGCCGAGTGAGTTGCCGTCCAGGTAGACGGTGTCGTCCAGGGTGAACAGCTCGCGCAGCGGTGCGAGGGCGTCCTCGGTGTCGAGCGCCTGTGCGCGCTCCTGCAGGTCAGACATGGCTGCGGGCCGTCCAGAGCTCGGGGAACACGTTCTTCGTGGCACGCTTCTCCAGCCAGGCCACGCCGGCCGAGCCGCCGGTGCCGGTCTTGGAGCCCATGGCCCGCCGGGTCGCGAGGAGATGGTCGTTGCGCCATCGCCACACCAGCTCGCCCACA
Proteins encoded in this window:
- the kynU gene encoding kynureninase, producing MSDLQERAQALDTEDALAPLRELFTLDDTVYLDGNSLGALPRHVPARVQEVLTREWGELRIRSWGESGWWTAPERIGDRIAPIAGAAAGQIVVGDSTSVNVFKALVAATRLAPEGRDEILVDAQTFPTDGYIAASAARMTGHRIVPVAPADVPDALGPRTAAVLLNHVDYRSGRLHDLPGLTAAVRAAGAIAVWDLCHSAGALPVGLDEHGVDLAVGCTYKYLNGGPGSPAYLYVAERHQASFDSPLPGWTSHADPFAMTPGYTPADGAVRGRVGTPDILSMLALEASLDVWDGVGIEAVRAKSLALTDFFLECVEAYAPEGRVTSVTPAAHAERGSQVALRCDDAEPVMAELIARGVVGDLRRPDVLRFGFTPLYVGFADAERAARVLAEVLGAPAA